Proteins co-encoded in one Cellulosilyticum sp. I15G10I2 genomic window:
- a CDS encoding diol dehydratase reactivase subunit alpha — MRKRVAGIDIGNSTTEVCIAEIDRAGNITFKSSSSVTTTGTKGTLENIRGIKEALKVALDKIGMKLSEIDRIFLNEAAPVIGDTAMETITETIITDSTMIGHDPSTPSGEGVGIGETILITDIQSASRDKAYIVIVPKEIKYEAAAKLMNDSDRCIAGAIVQNDEAVLIQNRIKIFIPIVDEVKYIERIQIGMPAAIEVAGTGRSVQSLSNPYSIANIFKLTHEETKRIIPIAKSLIGNRSAVVVRTPHGEVKEKVLPAGKLTFVDGNGSQQEINIDQGAAKIMEGLTGMTQIVNIKGDTGSNVGYMLERMRHDLMILSKSTMQSISIKDLLAVDVLVPINVKGALAGEVSLEKAVAIAAMVKTDKLPMQVLAKAVYENLGIPAEVAGVEAVMASLGALTTRGSTLPLAILDLGGGSTDAAIVLEDGSVRAVHLAGAGNFITMLIDVQLDLHNMSLAEDIKRYPLAKVESLFHIRLETGEVKFFNEPLSPKVFGKVVVCKENELIPIETKHNLEKIALTRKTAKKEVFVQNALRALGQVAVAHDIRSISNVVLVGGSALDFEIPHMILEAFSYYNIVVGKGEIRGTEGPRNAVATGLVLSKVGKVW; from the coding sequence TTGAGAAAAAGAGTAGCAGGTATAGATATAGGGAATTCAACTACGGAGGTATGCATCGCTGAAATAGATCGCGCAGGAAATATTACGTTTAAAAGTAGCAGCAGCGTGACAACAACAGGTACAAAAGGCACATTAGAAAACATAAGAGGGATTAAAGAAGCTCTTAAAGTCGCATTAGATAAAATAGGGATGAAGCTTTCGGAAATAGATAGGATTTTTCTTAATGAAGCAGCTCCCGTTATAGGCGATACCGCGATGGAGACTATTACAGAAACGATTATTACAGATTCTACAATGATAGGACATGATCCAAGTACACCTAGCGGAGAAGGGGTAGGGATTGGTGAAACAATCCTTATAACAGACATTCAATCAGCAAGCCGGGATAAAGCTTATATTGTAATCGTGCCAAAAGAAATAAAGTATGAAGCTGCAGCAAAGCTCATGAATGACTCAGATAGATGTATTGCAGGTGCTATTGTTCAGAATGATGAAGCAGTTCTTATTCAAAACCGCATCAAAATCTTTATACCCATCGTGGATGAGGTGAAATATATTGAACGGATTCAGATAGGGATGCCGGCTGCAATAGAAGTAGCTGGAACTGGAAGGTCAGTACAAAGTTTATCTAATCCTTATAGCATAGCCAATATCTTTAAACTTACCCATGAAGAAACTAAGCGTATTATTCCGATTGCAAAGAGTTTAATAGGTAATCGCTCGGCAGTAGTTGTAAGAACCCCTCATGGAGAAGTCAAAGAAAAAGTATTGCCAGCAGGCAAACTGACATTTGTAGATGGAAACGGCAGCCAGCAGGAGATTAATATTGACCAAGGGGCAGCCAAGATTATGGAAGGTCTCACTGGTATGACGCAGATCGTTAATATCAAAGGAGATACAGGCAGTAATGTTGGCTATATGCTAGAACGCATGAGACATGATCTCATGATACTTTCAAAGAGTACGATGCAAAGTATAAGCATTAAGGATCTGCTGGCTGTAGATGTACTTGTTCCTATCAATGTAAAAGGCGCCCTTGCAGGAGAAGTCTCCCTAGAAAAGGCAGTTGCCATAGCGGCAATGGTTAAGACGGACAAGCTCCCCATGCAGGTTCTGGCTAAGGCTGTCTATGAGAACCTTGGGATCCCCGCAGAAGTAGCAGGCGTTGAAGCAGTTATGGCAAGTCTTGGAGCGCTTACAACAAGAGGCAGCACCTTACCCCTTGCTATACTAGATCTTGGTGGTGGTTCAACGGATGCAGCCATTGTTTTAGAAGATGGTAGTGTGCGAGCAGTTCATCTGGCAGGAGCCGGGAACTTCATTACAATGCTCATAGATGTACAGCTTGATCTTCACAATATGTCGCTTGCGGAAGATATTAAAAGATATCCGCTGGCTAAGGTTGAGAGTTTATTCCACATTAGATTAGAAACAGGAGAAGTAAAGTTCTTTAATGAACCGCTTAGTCCAAAAGTATTTGGAAAAGTAGTTGTCTGTAAAGAAAATGAACTTATCCCGATTGAGACAAAGCATAATCTTGAAAAAATAGCGCTTACAAGGAAAACAGCCAAGAAAGAAGTATTTGTGCAAAACGCTCTAAGAGCACTAGGGCAAGTTGCAGTAGCTCATGATATAAGAAGTATTTCAAATGTTGTTTTAGTAGGAGGCAGTGCCCTTGATTTTGAAATACCTCATATGATTCTTGAAGCCTTTTCTTATTATAATATCGTAGTAGGAAAAGGAGAGATTAGAGGAACAGAAGGACCAAGAAATGCAGTGGCAACAGGACTTGTGCTTTCAAAGGTGGGAAAAGTATGGTAA
- a CDS encoding diol dehydratase small subunit has product MDLYPLIEKYPELIASKTGKKLEDVTIENIMNGSIGIDDISISKSTLMLQAKVALEDGKTQLAENFVRAAELIAVPDDEILQIYNSLRPYRATETELQNIADKLEAKYDAPICANFIRETLEVHKKRDILRKE; this is encoded by the coding sequence ATGGATTTATACCCATTAATAGAAAAATATCCTGAGCTGATAGCCAGTAAAACCGGCAAAAAACTAGAGGATGTAACCATAGAAAATATCATGAACGGCAGCATTGGCATTGATGATATTTCAATTTCAAAAAGTACTCTTATGCTCCAAGCAAAAGTAGCTCTTGAAGATGGCAAAACGCAGCTCGCAGAAAACTTTGTAAGAGCAGCAGAGCTTATAGCAGTTCCGGATGATGAAATACTGCAAATCTATAACAGCTTAAGACCTTATAGAGCAACAGAGACGGAACTTCAAAATATTGCAGATAAGCTTGAAGCTAAGTACGATGCCCCTATTTGTGCAAACTTTATAAGAGAAACGCTAGAGGTTCACAAAAAAAGAGATATACTTCGCAAAGAGTAG